Proteins from a single region of Hymenobacter aquaticus:
- the tilS gene encoding tRNA lysidine(34) synthetase TilS yields the protein MLERVRQFITEQELFDPATAYILVAVSGGMDSVVLADVLHRLEIKFAIAHCHFGLRGEEADADEEFVRKLAKKYDVPYFAEFFQTKEFAAQEGISTQMAARTLRYAWFERIRETQQFDYVATAHHQRDAAETMLLNLTHGTGLAGLHGIRAKNGRIVRPLLGMGKEDLYDYLVENRLIWREDASNDSTLYQRNRLRHDVLPVLRAINPNLDQTLQITAERVGGAEEILRRYVEETQAATRRDEADVTYLNIPTLQRTAATTLVLHELLKPFGFSYLVVKDIVAAFGAESGRRFESPTHLLVKDREQLVIKPRSLTKFGTYQLQAGQTELKAEGLNLRAELSEAAGLGEIPRSKQVAALDADKLSFPLTVRRWQEGDWFMPIGMKGKKLLSDFLIDQKVPLNLKDDVRVLVTADQKIAWVIGFRPDERFKLTEETQRVLTLRRM from the coding sequence ATGCTTGAGCGTGTCCGTCAGTTTATTACAGAGCAGGAGCTTTTCGACCCCGCCACCGCCTACATTCTGGTAGCCGTCAGCGGCGGCATGGACTCGGTGGTGCTGGCCGACGTGCTGCACCGCCTGGAAATCAAGTTTGCCATTGCCCACTGCCACTTCGGCCTGCGCGGCGAAGAAGCCGACGCCGACGAGGAATTTGTGCGCAAGCTGGCTAAAAAGTACGACGTGCCCTACTTCGCCGAGTTCTTCCAGACCAAGGAGTTTGCCGCCCAGGAAGGAATTTCGACCCAGATGGCGGCCCGCACCCTGCGCTACGCCTGGTTTGAGCGGATCCGTGAGACCCAGCAGTTCGACTACGTGGCCACGGCCCACCACCAGCGCGACGCGGCCGAAACCATGCTGCTTAACCTGACCCACGGCACCGGCCTGGCGGGTTTGCACGGCATCCGGGCCAAAAATGGCCGCATCGTCCGGCCCCTGCTGGGCATGGGAAAGGAGGATCTGTACGACTACCTGGTGGAAAACCGGCTGATTTGGCGCGAGGATGCCTCCAACGACAGCACCCTCTACCAGCGCAACCGCCTGCGCCACGACGTGCTGCCCGTGCTGCGCGCCATCAACCCCAACCTCGATCAGACCCTGCAGATTACGGCCGAGCGGGTGGGCGGAGCCGAGGAAATCCTGCGCCGCTACGTGGAAGAAACCCAGGCCGCCACGCGCCGCGACGAAGCCGACGTGACCTACCTCAACATCCCGACCTTGCAGCGCACGGCCGCCACCACCCTGGTGCTGCACGAGCTGCTCAAGCCCTTCGGCTTCTCCTACCTGGTCGTGAAAGACATCGTGGCGGCCTTCGGGGCTGAGTCGGGCCGCCGGTTCGAGTCGCCGACGCACCTGCTGGTGAAAGACCGGGAGCAGCTGGTCATCAAGCCCCGTAGCCTGACCAAGTTCGGCACCTACCAGCTACAGGCCGGCCAGACTGAGCTGAAAGCTGAGGGCCTGAACCTGCGGGCCGAGCTGAGCGAAGCGGCGGGCCTGGGCGAGATTCCGCGCAGCAAACAGGTGGCCGCGCTGGATGCCGACAAGCTGAGCTTTCCGCTCACGGTGCGGCGCTGGCAGGAAGGCGACTGGTTTATGCCCATCGGCATGAAGGGCAAAAAGCTGCTGTCCGACTTCCTGATCGACCAGAAAGTGCCGCTCAACCTCAAGGACGACGTGCGCGTGCTCGTCACGGCCGACCAGAAGATTGCCTGGGTTATCGGCTTCCGGCCCGACGAGCGGTTTAAGCTCACGGAGGAAACCCAGCGCGTGCTGACCCTGCGGCGCATGTAA
- the mdh gene encoding malate dehydrogenase, translating into MKVTVVGAGNVGATCADVLATREIANEVVLVDIKEGFAEGKALDIWQKAPIIGYDTRTVGVTNDYSRTADSDVVVITSGLPRKPGMTRDDLISTNAGIVKSVTEQVVKYSPNAIIIIVSNPLDVMTYQAHLTSGLPREKVFGMAGILDTARYRAFLAEALNVSPKDIQAVLMGGHGDTMVPLPRYTTVGGIPVTELIGKEELDAIVQRTAVGGGELVKLMGTSAWYAPGAAAAQMVEAILRDQRRVFPVCIKLEGEYGIDGVYLGAPVILGKNGIEKVIELQLNDEEKALLETSRGHVKEVMDALDNMSKATA; encoded by the coding sequence ATGAAAGTTACCGTAGTTGGAGCTGGCAACGTAGGCGCTACTTGCGCCGACGTTTTGGCCACCCGCGAAATCGCCAACGAAGTTGTTCTGGTTGATATTAAGGAAGGCTTCGCCGAAGGCAAAGCCCTGGATATCTGGCAAAAGGCCCCCATTATCGGTTACGACACCCGCACCGTTGGCGTAACGAACGACTACAGCCGCACCGCTGACTCGGACGTGGTGGTCATCACCTCGGGCCTGCCCCGCAAGCCCGGCATGACCCGCGACGACCTGATTTCGACCAACGCCGGCATCGTGAAATCGGTAACGGAGCAGGTGGTGAAATACTCGCCCAACGCTATTATCATCATCGTGTCGAACCCCCTCGACGTGATGACCTACCAGGCCCACCTCACCTCGGGCCTGCCCCGCGAGAAGGTGTTCGGCATGGCCGGCATCCTCGACACGGCCCGTTACCGTGCCTTCCTGGCCGAGGCCCTCAACGTTAGCCCCAAAGACATCCAGGCGGTGCTGATGGGTGGCCACGGCGACACGATGGTGCCCCTGCCCCGCTACACCACCGTGGGCGGCATTCCCGTAACCGAGCTGATCGGCAAGGAAGAACTCGACGCCATCGTGCAGCGCACCGCCGTGGGTGGTGGCGAGCTGGTGAAGCTGATGGGCACTTCGGCCTGGTATGCGCCCGGCGCCGCCGCGGCTCAGATGGTAGAAGCCATCCTGCGCGACCAGCGCCGCGTGTTCCCCGTCTGCATCAAGCTGGAAGGTGAGTACGGCATCGACGGCGTGTACTTGGGCGCTCCGGTTATCCTGGGCAAAAACGGCATCGAGAAAGTTATTGAGCTTCAGCTCAACGACGAGGAAAAAGCCCTGCTCGAAACCTCGCGTGGCCACGTGAAAGAAGTAATGGACGCGCTGGACAACATGAGCAAGGCTACCGCCTAA
- a CDS encoding DNA alkylation repair protein has product MTAATLEKTLHTLSDPARAILLQRFFKTGPGEYGAGDQFLGLTLPQQREVARQFRELPLAEAEQLLASPWHEVRQTALIIWTLQFQKAGPAGRQAIHAAYLRSRARVNNWDLVDITCPLLIGTYLLDKDRTLLYELAAENHLWSQRMSIVSTLALIRKGQFQDTFGVAELLLSHPHDLIHKATGWMLREVGKRNEPALEEFLTDHHGQLPRTALRYAIEKFTPAQRQHYMRK; this is encoded by the coding sequence ATGACTGCCGCTACGCTCGAAAAAACCCTGCACACTCTCTCCGACCCCGCCCGGGCCATACTGCTGCAACGCTTTTTCAAGACCGGCCCGGGCGAATACGGCGCCGGGGACCAGTTTCTGGGCCTGACCCTGCCCCAGCAGCGCGAAGTAGCCCGCCAGTTTCGGGAGCTGCCTTTGGCCGAGGCCGAGCAGCTGCTGGCCAGCCCCTGGCACGAGGTGCGCCAAACGGCGCTGATTATCTGGACGCTGCAGTTTCAGAAAGCCGGGCCGGCCGGGCGGCAGGCCATTCACGCGGCCTACCTGCGCAGCCGGGCGCGCGTCAACAACTGGGACCTGGTGGATATCACCTGTCCGCTGCTCATCGGCACCTACCTGCTCGATAAGGACCGTACGCTGCTCTACGAGTTAGCCGCTGAAAACCACCTTTGGAGCCAGCGCATGAGCATTGTCTCGACCTTGGCTCTGATTCGCAAGGGGCAGTTTCAGGATACGTTCGGCGTGGCTGAATTACTCCTCTCCCACCCCCACGACCTGATTCACAAAGCCACGGGCTGGATGCTGCGCGAAGTGGGCAAGCGCAACGAGCCGGCCCTGGAAGAGTTCCTGACCGACCACCACGGCCAGCTGCCGCGCACGGCCCTGCGCTACGCCATTGAGAAATTCACCCCGGCGCAGCGCCAGCACTACATGCGGAAATAG
- a CDS encoding rhomboid family intramembrane serine protease, translating into MSIVNDIRTAFSRRDNALNQLLLLNVLVFAVLIVLKAILYIGGASGAYDVVMRQLAMPSDLPSLLRHPWTILTYAFTHEGFLHIIFNMLNLYWFGMLIREYLGNRKLVSLYILGALVGAVFFLLSFNLLPVFQVRLGIPIVGASAAVTAIIVAAATLLPDYTFNLILVGPVKIKYIAAVVVLVSIAGINGGNPGGELAHIGGALLGFIFIKQLQAGRDLGRPVQAVGDFVANIVSGRPRMSVTHRSRAAEAPAAKKSTLARPEQEEIDLILDKISRSGYESLSKEEKQKLFKASQK; encoded by the coding sequence ATGAGTATTGTCAATGATATCCGCACGGCCTTCAGTCGGCGCGACAACGCGTTGAACCAGTTGCTGCTGCTCAACGTGCTGGTGTTTGCCGTCCTGATCGTGCTGAAAGCCATTCTCTACATCGGCGGAGCCAGCGGCGCCTACGACGTGGTGATGCGCCAGCTGGCCATGCCCTCCGATTTGCCCAGCCTGCTGCGCCACCCCTGGACCATCCTGACCTACGCCTTCACCCACGAAGGCTTCCTGCACATTATCTTCAACATGCTGAACCTCTACTGGTTTGGCATGCTGATCCGGGAATACCTGGGCAACCGCAAGCTGGTGAGCCTCTACATTCTCGGCGCGCTGGTCGGGGCCGTCTTTTTCCTGCTGAGCTTCAACCTGCTGCCCGTGTTTCAGGTTCGGCTGGGCATTCCCATCGTGGGTGCCTCGGCCGCCGTTACGGCCATTATCGTGGCCGCCGCCACCCTGCTGCCCGACTACACCTTCAACCTGATTCTGGTCGGGCCGGTGAAAATCAAATACATAGCGGCCGTGGTGGTGTTGGTTTCTATTGCCGGCATCAACGGGGGCAACCCGGGCGGCGAGCTGGCCCACATCGGCGGGGCGCTGCTGGGCTTCATCTTCATCAAGCAGCTACAGGCCGGCCGCGACCTGGGCCGCCCCGTGCAGGCCGTCGGCGACTTCGTGGCCAATATCGTGTCGGGCAGGCCGCGCATGAGCGTGACGCACCGCAGCCGCGCAGCCGAGGCCCCGGCCGCCAAGAAAAGCACCCTGGCCCGCCCCGAGCAGGAGGAAATAGACCTGATTCTGGACAAGATTTCCCGCTCCGGCTACGAAAGCCTGTCGAAGGAGGAAAAGCAGAAGCTGTTTAAAGCCAGCCAGAAGTAG
- a CDS encoding rhomboid family intramembrane serine protease: MFNLTPTVRVLLFINIGVYLLQTQLPHQMNMLALFPVTSEFFQPWQFVTYMFMHGGLGHLFSNMFGLISFGPLLEQRWGGNRFLTFWMICGIGAGVLYSGVRYYELNQMRQGIEAFQQNPTDVNLQDFVDQNLPNYKDAFKPVVQQLHRTPDDQQLIQGALTSMREVFAAGLNSPMLGASGALFGLLFAFAYLFPNTELMLLFFPFPIKAKYFVGLYALYELYSGVHRVPGDNVAHFAHLGGLLIGFIVLKFWERGRSRFY, translated from the coding sequence ATGTTCAATCTTACCCCGACGGTACGCGTCCTGCTTTTCATCAACATCGGCGTGTACCTGCTCCAGACGCAGCTGCCGCACCAGATGAATATGCTGGCCCTGTTTCCGGTTACCTCCGAGTTCTTCCAGCCCTGGCAGTTCGTGACCTACATGTTTATGCATGGCGGCCTGGGTCACTTGTTTTCCAACATGTTCGGTTTGATTTCCTTCGGGCCGCTGCTGGAGCAGCGCTGGGGCGGCAACCGGTTTCTGACCTTCTGGATGATCTGCGGCATCGGGGCGGGAGTGCTCTACTCCGGGGTGCGCTATTACGAGCTGAACCAGATGCGGCAGGGAATCGAGGCGTTCCAGCAAAACCCCACGGACGTGAACCTGCAGGATTTCGTGGATCAGAACCTGCCCAACTACAAAGACGCCTTTAAGCCCGTGGTGCAGCAGCTGCACCGAACTCCCGACGACCAGCAGCTGATTCAGGGCGCGCTGACTTCGATGCGGGAAGTGTTTGCCGCCGGCCTGAACTCGCCGATGCTGGGGGCTTCCGGGGCTTTGTTTGGGTTGCTGTTCGCCTTTGCCTACTTGTTTCCGAACACGGAGCTCATGCTGCTCTTCTTTCCCTTTCCCATTAAGGCCAAGTACTTTGTGGGCCTCTACGCGCTGTATGAGCTCTACAGCGGCGTGCACCGGGTGCCGGGCGACAATGTGGCGCACTTTGCCCACTTGGGCGGATTGTTGATTGGGTTTATTGTGTTAAAATTCTGGGAGCGGGGCCGCTCCCGTTTCTACTAG
- the mutL gene encoding DNA mismatch repair endonuclease MutL codes for MADVIQLLPEYLANQIAAGEVVQRPASVVKELLENAVDAKATQVQLIVKEAGKQLVQVVDNGAGMSPTDARMSLERHATSKIRTTEDLFKIRTLGFRGEALASIAAVAQVELRTKQRDQDTGTLLLIEGSQVMSQQPVACPDGTSISVKNLFYNVPARRNFLKTNAVEMRHILDEFQHVALSNPQIAFSLYQNDLEVFNLPAGRLSQRIVALLGNGYKEQLAQCEEVTPFISVKGYIGKPESAKKSRGDQFFFVNNRFIRSAYLNHAVLAAYEGLLPKDTHPFYVLFLELDPKAIDINVHPTKTEIKFEDEKTVYAIVRAAVKQSLGLHNMAPSLDFEGDVNFAPIQPLRASPNANPFGDDYRPDALASAAARAAAPAPKEGSKSGGGSERVLPPRPTEQAKRELEAFYKSLGQTIVPDLPEAEAPETVEKFEKATNPLVVSNPVPAREAAPELPLPEQTTGPGNRVVQINQQYLVVPVKSGMMLIDQVAARERILYEQYAQALERQSGSSQTLLFPRTVTFTPQDFAILREVSAPLHDLGFRFQEFGPNTIAVEGIPADVANRDERELLEGLIEQFRTHAGPVRLDRREQLVRALARRLATNSDNARLSDLEMTALVDRLFACSVPSYTPDGRRTLVLMELSQLQDLFRKP; via the coding sequence ATGGCGGATGTAATTCAGTTGCTCCCCGAATACCTTGCCAACCAGATTGCGGCAGGGGAGGTGGTCCAGCGTCCGGCGTCGGTAGTGAAAGAGCTACTCGAAAACGCCGTCGACGCCAAGGCTACCCAGGTGCAGCTTATTGTGAAAGAAGCCGGCAAGCAGCTCGTGCAGGTCGTCGACAACGGCGCGGGCATGAGCCCTACGGATGCGCGCATGAGCCTGGAGCGGCACGCCACCAGTAAGATTCGCACCACCGAAGATTTGTTTAAAATCCGGACCCTGGGCTTCCGCGGGGAAGCCCTGGCCTCCATTGCGGCCGTGGCCCAGGTGGAGTTGCGCACCAAGCAGCGCGACCAGGACACGGGCACACTCTTGCTCATCGAAGGCTCGCAGGTGATGAGCCAGCAGCCCGTGGCCTGCCCCGACGGCACCAGCATCAGCGTCAAGAACCTGTTCTACAACGTGCCGGCCCGGCGCAATTTCTTGAAAACCAACGCGGTGGAGATGCGTCACATCCTGGATGAGTTCCAGCACGTGGCCCTATCGAATCCCCAGATTGCCTTTTCGCTCTACCAGAACGATCTGGAAGTCTTCAACCTGCCGGCTGGCCGCCTCAGCCAGCGCATCGTGGCCCTGCTCGGCAACGGCTACAAGGAGCAGCTAGCCCAGTGCGAGGAAGTGACGCCCTTTATTTCGGTGAAAGGCTACATCGGCAAGCCCGAGTCGGCCAAGAAAAGCCGGGGCGACCAGTTTTTCTTCGTCAACAACCGCTTTATCCGCTCGGCCTACCTCAACCACGCCGTGCTGGCCGCCTACGAAGGCCTGCTGCCCAAAGACACGCACCCCTTCTACGTGCTGTTTCTGGAGCTCGACCCCAAGGCCATCGACATCAACGTGCACCCCACCAAGACGGAAATCAAGTTCGAGGACGAGAAAACCGTGTACGCCATTGTGCGGGCCGCCGTGAAGCAAAGCCTGGGCCTGCACAACATGGCCCCGTCCCTGGACTTCGAGGGCGACGTGAACTTCGCGCCCATTCAGCCGCTGCGGGCGTCGCCCAACGCCAACCCATTCGGCGACGACTACCGGCCCGATGCCCTGGCCTCGGCGGCGGCCCGGGCGGCGGCCCCGGCCCCGAAGGAAGGCAGCAAGAGCGGTGGCGGCTCGGAACGTGTGCTGCCCCCGCGCCCCACCGAGCAGGCCAAGCGCGAGCTGGAGGCTTTCTACAAGTCGCTGGGCCAAACCATCGTGCCAGATCTGCCGGAGGCGGAAGCGCCCGAAACGGTCGAGAAATTCGAAAAGGCGACTAATCCGCTGGTCGTTTCGAACCCCGTGCCGGCCCGGGAGGCGGCGCCCGAACTGCCCTTACCCGAGCAAACCACCGGCCCCGGCAACCGCGTCGTGCAGATCAACCAGCAGTACCTGGTGGTGCCGGTGAAGTCGGGTATGATGCTGATTGACCAGGTGGCGGCCCGGGAACGAATCCTTTACGAGCAGTACGCCCAGGCCCTGGAGAGGCAGAGCGGCAGCTCCCAGACGCTGCTGTTTCCGCGCACCGTCACCTTCACGCCCCAGGATTTCGCCATTCTGCGCGAGGTGTCGGCCCCCTTGCACGATTTGGGCTTCCGCTTCCAGGAGTTTGGGCCCAACACCATTGCCGTGGAAGGCATTCCGGCCGACGTGGCCAACCGCGACGAGCGGGAGCTGCTGGAAGGGCTCATTGAGCAGTTTCGGACCCACGCCGGGCCCGTGCGCCTCGACCGGCGCGAGCAGCTGGTGCGGGCCCTGGCCCGCCGCCTGGCAACCAACAGCGACAATGCGCGGTTATCGGATCTGGAAATGACGGCCCTGGTCGACCGGCTCTTTGCCTGCTCGGTGCCCAGCTACACCCCCGACGGCCGCCGGACCCTGGTGCTGATGGAGCTTAGCCAGCTCCAGGACCTTTTCCGTAAACCCTGA
- a CDS encoding glycoside hydrolase family 3 N-terminal domain-containing protein, whose amino-acid sequence MLKEFRISLLLVLLAVTGLIVSSSAPKDKDVRPISAAEQTWVDSVFATLTPDQRLGQLFMVAAYSNKDKKHVQRLDELVKAYGIGGVMFLQGGPKRQALLTNRYQAEAKVPLLVAMDAEWGLDMRLDSSMHFAKQMTLGAMDDDQYVYQMGREIALKLKTLGVHVSFSPVIDVNSNPDNPVIGNRSFGENKEQVAKRGVAYIRGLQDHGVMAVVKHFPGHGDTDVDSHVALPVINSDLARLTNVDLYPFQQAFQSGVMGVMVGHLYMPLFDTVQSVSATISRNLVTGMLKEKMGYKGLVFTDALNMKSVANLYKPGELDALALLAGNDVLLFSEDVPMALQRIREDVAAGKIKQEDIDQRVRKILRAKYWAGLNRYQPIDVPNLSENLSRPASRTVQQQIYEHAVTVVKNEDDILPFHRLDTLRIATVTIGTGAGSTLGTIMNKYQNGTVYSVPNRYAVDSTFARIQTRLAPYNVVVVSLHGMNNTPAHNYGIGEGALKFLKELQANPKLKTVVVVMGNAYALKYVEEMRNVVCGYEDNYASQLVVPQVLFGALPAKGRLPVTVSPTLKAGLGLPTPDFRRLRYATPESEGLDSKILSQIDNIALESVAYAAAPGCQVLVAKDGAVVFDRSYGYCTYDKTRPVESTTLYDLASVTKVAGTLQAVMYLKDQGKIDLDAKVADYLPELKNSNKKDMTVRDVLLHQAGLKPGIPTWERTVGKNGLKPTFYASTRSDDFPNEVAPGTFSTKAVDDSVWTWIVHSGMLPKVKGKYPIEYSDLSFMVLKRLSEKVLNEPIDAFLERTFYKPLGLASMTYNPLERFPKSCIAPTENDTYFRKTQLQGTVHDQAAALLGGVAGHAGLFANANDLAVLMQMDLQNGRYGGQRYFQTPVVTEFARPQVAGNKRGMGWDHGNPEKPEGPTSNLSPASTFGHTGFTGTCVWMDPENKILYIFLSNRVYPDGGNNKLRQYNIRTRIHDVIYKSLQKT is encoded by the coding sequence ATGCTCAAGGAATTTCGGATCAGTCTCTTACTGGTACTACTGGCTGTTACGGGTCTGATCGTCTCGTCGTCGGCACCCAAGGATAAGGACGTGCGGCCGATTTCGGCCGCCGAGCAAACCTGGGTCGACAGCGTCTTTGCCACCCTTACTCCCGACCAGCGCCTGGGGCAGCTGTTCATGGTGGCCGCGTATTCCAACAAGGATAAAAAGCACGTGCAGCGCCTCGACGAGCTGGTCAAAGCCTATGGCATCGGCGGCGTGATGTTTCTGCAGGGCGGCCCCAAGCGGCAGGCCCTGCTGACCAACCGCTACCAGGCCGAGGCCAAAGTGCCGCTGCTGGTAGCCATGGACGCCGAGTGGGGCCTCGACATGCGCCTGGACTCCTCGATGCACTTTGCCAAGCAGATGACGCTGGGCGCCATGGACGACGACCAGTACGTGTACCAGATGGGCCGCGAAATTGCCCTCAAGCTCAAGACCCTGGGCGTGCACGTGAGCTTTTCGCCCGTTATCGACGTCAACTCCAACCCCGACAACCCGGTTATCGGCAACCGCTCGTTTGGCGAAAACAAGGAGCAGGTGGCCAAGCGCGGCGTGGCCTACATCCGGGGCCTGCAAGACCACGGCGTGATGGCCGTGGTGAAGCACTTCCCCGGCCACGGCGACACCGACGTGGACTCGCACGTGGCCCTGCCGGTTATCAACTCCGACCTGGCCCGGCTGACCAACGTAGACCTGTATCCGTTTCAGCAGGCGTTTCAGTCGGGGGTGATGGGCGTGATGGTGGGCCACCTCTACATGCCGCTGTTCGACACGGTGCAGTCGGTGTCGGCCACCATTTCCCGCAACCTGGTGACGGGCATGCTCAAGGAGAAAATGGGCTACAAGGGCCTGGTTTTCACCGATGCGCTCAACATGAAGAGCGTGGCTAACCTGTATAAGCCCGGCGAGCTGGACGCCCTGGCGCTGCTGGCCGGCAACGACGTACTGCTGTTTTCGGAAGACGTGCCGATGGCCCTGCAACGCATCCGCGAGGACGTAGCCGCCGGCAAAATCAAGCAGGAAGACATCGACCAGCGGGTTCGGAAGATTCTGCGGGCCAAGTACTGGGCCGGGCTGAACCGCTACCAGCCCATCGACGTGCCCAACCTGTCGGAAAACCTGAGCCGGCCCGCGAGCCGCACCGTGCAGCAGCAGATTTATGAGCATGCCGTGACGGTGGTAAAAAACGAGGACGACATCCTGCCCTTCCACCGCCTCGACACCCTGCGCATTGCCACCGTTACCATCGGCACCGGCGCGGGCAGCACCCTGGGCACCATCATGAACAAGTACCAGAACGGCACCGTGTACTCGGTGCCAAACCGGTACGCCGTCGACTCGACCTTCGCCCGGATTCAGACCCGCCTCGCGCCCTACAACGTGGTGGTGGTGAGCCTGCACGGCATGAACAATACGCCCGCCCACAACTACGGCATTGGCGAAGGGGCCCTGAAATTCCTGAAAGAGCTGCAGGCCAACCCCAAGCTGAAAACGGTGGTGGTGGTGATGGGCAACGCCTACGCGCTGAAATACGTGGAGGAGATGCGCAACGTGGTGTGCGGCTACGAAGACAACTACGCCTCCCAGTTGGTCGTGCCCCAGGTGCTGTTTGGGGCCCTGCCCGCCAAGGGCCGCCTGCCCGTCACGGTGTCGCCGACGCTGAAAGCCGGCCTGGGCCTTCCCACGCCTGATTTCCGCCGCCTGCGCTACGCTACGCCCGAAAGTGAAGGGCTCGACTCCAAAATCCTGAGCCAGATCGACAACATTGCCCTCGAATCGGTGGCGTACGCGGCGGCCCCGGGCTGCCAGGTGCTGGTGGCCAAGGATGGAGCCGTGGTATTTGACCGCAGCTACGGCTACTGCACCTACGACAAAACCCGGCCGGTGGAAAGCACCACGCTCTACGACCTGGCCTCGGTAACGAAAGTAGCCGGCACGCTACAGGCCGTGATGTACCTCAAGGACCAGGGCAAAATTGACCTCGACGCGAAAGTAGCCGACTACCTGCCCGAGCTGAAGAACTCGAACAAGAAGGACATGACGGTGCGCGACGTGCTGCTGCACCAGGCCGGCCTCAAGCCCGGCATCCCGACCTGGGAGCGGACCGTGGGGAAAAACGGCCTCAAGCCGACCTTCTACGCCAGCACCCGCTCCGACGACTTCCCCAACGAAGTAGCCCCCGGCACGTTCAGCACTAAGGCCGTCGACGACTCGGTCTGGACCTGGATTGTGCACAGCGGCATGCTGCCCAAAGTGAAAGGCAAGTACCCCATCGAGTACAGCGACCTGAGCTTCATGGTGCTGAAACGCTTAAGTGAGAAAGTCCTGAACGAGCCCATCGACGCTTTCCTGGAGCGGACGTTTTACAAGCCCCTAGGCCTGGCGTCGATGACGTACAACCCGCTGGAGCGCTTCCCCAAATCGTGCATCGCGCCCACCGAAAACGACACGTACTTCCGCAAAACCCAGCTCCAGGGCACCGTGCACGACCAGGCCGCGGCCCTGCTGGGCGGCGTAGCCGGGCACGCGGGCCTGTTTGCCAATGCTAACGACCTAGCCGTGCTCATGCAGATGGATTTGCAGAACGGCCGCTACGGCGGGCAGCGCTACTTCCAGACGCCGGTCGTGACCGAGTTTGCGCGGCCCCAGGTGGCGGGCAACAAGCGCGGCATGGGCTGGGACCACGGCAACCCCGAGAAGCCCGAAGGCCCCACCTCCAACCTGTCGCCGGCCAGCACCTTTGGCCACACCGGCTTCACGGGCACCTGCGTGTGGATGGACCCCGAAAACAAAATCCTCTACATTTTTCTTTCCAACAGAGTGTACCCCGACGGCGGCAACAACAAATTGCGCCAGTACAACATCCGCACGCGCATCCACGACGTTATTTACAAGTCTTTACAAAAGACATGA
- the bshA gene encoding N-acetyl-alpha-D-glucosaminyl L-malate synthase BshA, with protein sequence MNIGIVCYPTFGGSGVVATELGKALALKGHRVHFITYSQPVRLDFFNENLFYHEVYIPPYPLFQFPPYELALASKMVDIVQNEKLDVLHVHYAIPHASAAYMAKQILRTKGITIPVITTLHGTDITLVGKDASYEPVVTFSINQSDGVTAVSADLRKETYEYFAIEKDIEVIPNFINLERFKKQNKGHFKAAIAPEGEKLLVHTSNFRSVKRVDDVVHIFAGVRKQIPAKLLLVGDGPDRPRIEKLCRDIGYCNDIRFLGKLEAVEEVLSIADLFLMPSEKESFGLAALEAMACEVPVISTNAGGIPELNVHGVTGMISEIGDVEDMVQNALYVLEDENLPRFKQAARARAEEFAVENIVPLYEACYQRAIDAQLAAV encoded by the coding sequence ATGAATATCGGAATTGTCTGTTACCCTACTTTTGGCGGCTCCGGCGTAGTAGCCACGGAGCTGGGTAAAGCTCTGGCGTTGAAAGGCCACCGCGTGCACTTCATCACCTACAGCCAGCCCGTCCGGCTCGACTTCTTCAACGAGAACCTGTTTTACCACGAGGTCTACATTCCGCCCTACCCGCTGTTCCAGTTTCCGCCCTACGAGTTGGCCCTGGCTTCCAAGATGGTCGACATTGTGCAGAATGAGAAGCTCGACGTGCTGCACGTGCACTACGCCATTCCGCACGCCTCGGCGGCCTACATGGCCAAGCAGATTCTGCGCACCAAGGGCATTACCATCCCGGTCATCACCACCCTGCACGGCACCGACATTACCCTCGTGGGCAAGGATGCCAGCTACGAGCCGGTCGTCACGTTCAGCATCAACCAATCGGACGGGGTAACGGCCGTGTCGGCCGATCTGCGCAAGGAAACCTACGAGTACTTCGCCATCGAGAAGGACATCGAGGTGATTCCCAACTTCATTAACCTGGAGCGGTTTAAAAAGCAGAACAAGGGCCACTTCAAGGCCGCCATTGCCCCCGAGGGCGAAAAGCTGCTGGTGCACACCTCCAACTTCCGCTCCGTGAAGCGCGTCGACGACGTGGTGCACATCTTTGCCGGCGTCCGGAAGCAGATTCCGGCCAAGCTGCTGCTCGTGGGCGACGGGCCCGACCGGCCCCGCATTGAAAAGCTGTGCCGCGACATCGGCTACTGCAACGACATCCGCTTCCTGGGCAAGCTCGAAGCCGTGGAGGAGGTGCTCAGCATCGCCGACCTGTTCTTGATGCCTTCCGAAAAGGAAAGCTTCGGTCTGGCCGCCCTGGAAGCTATGGCCTGCGAAGTGCCGGTCATCAGCACCAATGCCGGCGGCATTCCCGAGTTGAACGTGCACGGCGTGACGGGCATGATCAGTGAAATCGGCGACGTGGAGGACATGGTCCAAAATGCCCTCTACGTGCTGGAAGACGAGAATCTACCGCGCTTCAAGCAAGCCGCCCGGGCCCGGGCCGAGGAGTTTGCCGTCGAAAACATCGTGCCTCTCTACGAAGCCTGCTACCAGCGCGCCATCGACGCCCAGCTAGCGGCGGTGTGA